The segment TGGATAAAAGCGGGAAAATTCTTGGCTTAGAAATTCTTGATGCATCATCACAGATTCCCAAAAACCAAATTGGTACTATTGAAATAGGCATACCCGTTTCCGCATAATTCTTGCAATCGGAGTCATCGCCGGAACCTATTCCTCCATCTTCCTCGCCGCGCCGCTCTTGGTCGCTGTTGAAAAGTGGCAGTCCCGCAGCTAGCGCGAAGCATTATGGTATTTCGTGGCACTCCATGA is part of the Patescibacteria group bacterium genome and harbors:
- a CDS encoding DUF2283 domain-containing protein, with translation MKIQYDKIADAMYIYLKKGKVSKTIKMKDRLLVDVDKSGKILGLEILDASSQIPKNQIGTIEIGIPVSA